From the genome of Vitis riparia cultivar Riparia Gloire de Montpellier isolate 1030 chromosome 2, EGFV_Vit.rip_1.0, whole genome shotgun sequence:
ttctattttttaacaatttcttacatctatttttctttaaaaatgaacatATATATGACACACATAAGATCCTTCAGAAAAAGCCTGTTCAAGTGAAATCCccttaaaataataagttattaaatagaACATTTTGATGCTTTGGAAAAGCTCATTGGGATCACAGGGACACAAACCAATTAAAATAACCCAGATCACTCGATTCACTCCTTCCCGTCACTCACTCGTGCAAAGACCGACTCCTCCAAATAAAGGCTACATTTtgcttactttttttaaaaattacactAATAATATAAAAGCTCTAATCCAGCTTAACAAGTAGTGTTAACTTCTGAAAAGCCAATCCATATCAGGCATTACTCTTAATACTAAATTTCTTGTTGCTCGGGTAACATTGAGAATGACAAGGGAATCAAAGAatccacccaaaaaaaaaaaaaaaatacactgaTCATATGATAAATGAGCAgcatttctcataaaaatttgCTGAAGTGCAGAAGAGTGTATCATACTCACGGCTTCACTCTTAAACTTAGCCTTTCACTATAATTTGGGCCAACAACCATGAAAACAAGAATGTAACAGCATACTGGGGAGAATATGGGATGATCGATGCAAACAAAAACCAAACCCCCAACCAATAAAGCTCgactcaatttctaaatttggaAACCAGATTAATTTATATACGCATGAATCAAGTAACACACAGTATGCCTTATCAACCAATCCTGGTTTAACTATCTTGCTGACAAATGTGAAGGCAAAAAGACTATGTCATTGTGTGCAATTTACAGAACAaattcagaagaaaaaaaattataaaagcaaTGGCTCAAAGGATCCAAGTTTCCAGACTCAAAAAAGATGCTATACAGGAAAGAAGATCAAAGCAACCAAAAAGGCACAGAAGGTGGATTTAATATGTACTTCTTTACGCTAGAATCTCTCTGCCTTCAATGCCTAATCGACTCGTCATTGTATCACTGCTACTCCATTGACCTAAGCACTAAGGATGAACGTATAACAAATGGATAACGGACCTTGGGAATTTTTGTAACATTTGCCTCCAAatacctttcttttcctttttccttttttcttcttctcttttttccccttttctgaaagtcgaaaagaaagaaaatcataaagAGATTTACCATCAAGCAGGCCCACATCTCCctaaacaccaaaaaaaaagaaacaaaggaaagagCCAAAACAACACAGCCGAGTATGTGCCTGCCCCAGAACAATGAACACTAGAAAGGTGAGAACTCATGCAACAGTAACCTTTTTTCTTGAGCTTTAATATCAAAAGTTAAGAGGTTGAATTTTCTCGAGCCACTGAAAGCTACGCATTGGTGGCAGTGTTGAATATCATTTCCTGCATCATTAAAGAAGCAGAACCCTCTCATCAACACACAgagtacaaaataataaaattgcataatggaataaaatatcatttggGGCAAACCTTATCACACACAGGGCAGGTGTCACTTCTTTCCATCCACTCAAGAATGCATGCAAGGTGAAAATGATGCTCACATTTAGTGACAATTTTTGGATTCTCCGCATCATACTCTGTGGGGAAGAGAGGCAAAGGGTTTATCTACAACTTTTTTAGTCTAAACACAATATATCATTAGATATTAGCAGAAAATAATGCAGCCATGATTGGTACAATGGTGAAACATGACTGTTAAAGAATTCAAGAGGTTGCAAGTAGTAGCAACATCAAAGTAAGGCCACAACCTTCAAGACAGGTGGGGCAAACATCCTCCTCGTCTGTTGAGGAAACAATTGGATCACCTGACTTTGAAAGTTCAACTTCTGTTTCTTTTGATGAAGTAAGTTCAGATTGGGCTAGCATCTTGCAGTCTGACTGCTTTAAGTCTTCACATTTAGCTAAAGTTTCTAACATATTACCCTCAACTGCTTCTCCAAGAGATCCAGAATTTGTTGTTTGCACTGCAGTGTCATTCTTGTTAACACAGCTTTCTTCAGCAGCTGGTGGAGTTTGAGGATGTCCTAAATCCACATCATATGGAATTGGTGCAGGGGGTGGTCTATAAGTGTCAGGAGGTGATGTTCCCAGATTTGTATCAACTAAGAGCCCTGTAGAGAGCGTAGAGGCTGCTCCATGATGAGATGATAAGGGTTCATGTTCTTCTGATGCTCTTGGGCACTGCAGAATGAAGTTGAAGTTCCAGAA
Proteins encoded in this window:
- the LOC117927214 gene encoding probable E3 ubiquitin-protein ligase RHB1A isoform X2; translated protein: MNKMMSFHEVIFFFENKNKNYYVSFFHLPFPPSFWNFNFILQCPRASEEHEPLSSHHGAASTLSTGLLVDTNLGTSPPDTYRPPPAPIPYDVDLGHPQTPPAAEESCVNKNDTAVQTTNSGSLGEAVEEYDAENPKIVTKCEHHFHLACILEWMERSDTCPVCDKEMIFNTATNA
- the LOC117927214 gene encoding probable E3 ubiquitin-protein ligase RHB1A isoform X1, producing MNKMMSFHEVIFFFENKNKNYYVSFFHLPFPPSFWNFNFILQCPRASEEHEPLSSHHGAASTLSTGLLVDTNLGTSPPDTYRPPPAPIPYDVDLGHPQTPPAAEESCVNKNDTAVQTTNSGSLGEAVEGNMLETLAKCEDLKQSDCKMLAQSELTSSKETEVELSKSGDPIVSSTDEEDVCPTCLEEYDAENPKIVTKCEHHFHLACILEWMERSDTCPVCDKEMIFNTATNA